A region of Micropterus dolomieu isolate WLL.071019.BEF.003 ecotype Adirondacks linkage group LG01, ASM2129224v1, whole genome shotgun sequence DNA encodes the following proteins:
- the zgc:112001 gene encoding ankyrin repeat domain-containing protein 9: MASLLTVSSAARSSEKHRTSFSLLFYRAVRDLKPVWMLEDMRTMETFYQEEDASQRIYTPSEALLYAIVHDHQAYAQYLLSRYTDQALAKPGERFCCCPSSTPHLAMAVRYDRRYILGLILQEARRVPSAPSYTDRAAGLHVEDGRTPLHLACELLRPEAVIMLLGSGVSPHCQDHNGATPLDVILEKLRDPKEVKGGERRRCLDTLLMFMPKVHFKMKGALDREPERWSEVLGEETYKYLAGRSPAPLVLTAMQTILKQLSPATFPDSLHELPIPSSLKPPGLPVTQRDRPRVVQHQ, translated from the coding sequence ATGGCCTCTTTACTAACCGTCAGCTCGGCGGCTCGGAGCAGCGAGAAGCACCGGACGTCCTTCTCGCTGCTCTTCTACCGGGCTGTGCGGGACCTGAAGCCGGTCTGGATGCTGGAGGACATGCGGACGATGGAGACTTTTTACCAGGAGGAGGACGCCAGCCAGAGGATTTACACCCCGTCGGAGGCGTTGCTCTATGCTATAGTTCACGACCACCAGGCGTACGCCCAGTACCTGCTCAGCCGGTACACCGACCAAGCGCTAGCAAAGCCCGGGGAGCGCTTCTGCTGCTGCCCGTCCTCGACCCCGCACCTGGCCATGGCTGTCCGCTACGACAGGCGCTACATTCTCGGCCTCATCTTACAGGAGGCTCGTCGGGTACCCAGCGCGCCCTCTTACACGGACCGAGCCGCAGGTCTTCACGTGGAGGACGGCAGGACCCCTTTACATCTGGCCTGCGAGCTGCTGCGGCCCGAGGCGGTTATCATGCTGCTGGGGAGCGGAGTGTCCCCGCACTGCCAGGACCACAACGGCGCGACCCCGCTGGATGTCATTCTGGAGAAACTCAGGGACCCCAAGGAGGTGAAGGGCGGGGAGAGGAGGCGGTGTCTGGACACCCTGCTCATGTTCATGCCAAAGGTTCACTTTAAAATGAAAGGAGCTCTGGACAGAGAGCCGGAGCGCTGGAGCGAGGTGCTGGGCGAGGAGACCTACAAGTACCTGGCAGGAAGAAGCCCGGCCCCGCTGGTCCTCACCGCTATGCAGACTATCCTGAAGCAGCTGAGCCCTGCGACCTTCCCGGACAGCCTGCACGAGCTGCCCATCCCCTCCTCCCTCAAACCGCCGGGTCTGCCTGTGACCCAGCGGGACAGGCCGAGGGTGGTGCAGCATCAGTGA